In the genome of Shewanella denitrificans OS217, the window CGGCATGGTGCTAGTTAACACCAACCCACAATACACAGAGCGGGAACTCATTCACCAGTTTAACGACTCAGGCGCCAGAGCCGTAGTCGTGCTTTCGGATCTGCTGCCCATCTTAGCCAAAGTGGTCGCCACTACCCCGATTAAATACGTGATTTCAACTCACTCGGCGGATATGTTAGCTCAGCAGATACAACCCAAAACCAATATCGCCACCATAGAATTTTTAAGTTTACTTAAGCAAGGTGCTGAGCTTGAATTCACCCCAGTTTACCCCGCACAAGATGCCTTAGCCGCCCTGCAATACACAGGCGGTACCACGGGATTATCAAAAGGTGCCATGCTCACTCACGGCAATATGCTGGCTAATGCCTATCAAGTTAAATCTCGCATCGCCAATACCATGACCCCGGGTGAAGATGTGTTTATCGCCCCGTTACCGATTTACCATATTTATGCCTTTATGGTGAATCTGGTGCTGTATTTTGAAACAGGCGCTTGCAGCGTGCTTATTCCTAATCCTAGAGATATACCAGGGCTAATCAAAACCATGGCAAAGTACCCATTCACAGGCTTTGCCGGCCTTAATACCTTATTTGTCGCTCTTTGCCATCAAGAAGCCTTTAAGACTCTCGATTTTAGTCATTTGAAAATTACCATTTCAGGGGGCACAGCCCTCACCAGCACCGCCGCCGATGCCTGGCAACGCACCACAGGTTGCATGGTATGCGAAGGTTATGGCCTCTCTGAAACTTCCCCAGTCGTGTGCCTTAATGCCTCAGGTTTTCAACGCCTTGGCACCATAGGCAAAGCGGTTATTGGCACTGAAGTGATGATTTTGGATGCTGATGACAACCCTGTGCCAATGGGGACTACAGGAGAGCTTGCCGTGCGCGGGCCGCAGGTTATGGCGGGTTATTGGCAGCAAGCCAGCGAAACCGCCAAAGTGATGACTAAAACAGGTTATTTTAAAACTGGCGATATTGCGCTTGTTTCAGAAGACGGTTTTTATACTATCGTTGATCGCAAAAAAGACATGGTGATCGTCTCAGGTTTTAACGTCTACCCCAATGAAGTGGAAAACATCCTCGCCACCCACTCATCAGTGTTAGAGGCCGCCGTCGTCGGAGTTTCTGATGAGCACAGCGGCGAAGCCGTGAAAGCTGTTATCGTGCTCAAAGACCCAAGCCAAGATCCTCAAATTGCCAAAGCTGACATAGAAGCCCACTGCCGTAAGCAACTCACCGCTTACAAAGTGCCTAAGATCTTTGAATTTAAAACCCAGCTGCCTAAAAGTACTGTGGGTAAAATTCTCAGACGCGAGCTAAGACAAAGTAATAGCTAGGCTTAAAGAGTTTGTAAATCCTTACATATAGAGAGTCTTCAGTGGGTCGGACGCTCGGCTCACAACTCTAATGCTGTAACGGCATGGTTCAC includes:
- a CDS encoding AMP-binding protein; translation: MAFDAQTQVDLSQYRSLVDLIETTTARYGDNTAYICLDKASSFNDIEQASRYFAAYLQHKTDLKPGDRVAIQLPNITQFVIAAYGVIRAGMVLVNTNPQYTERELIHQFNDSGARAVVVLSDLLPILAKVVATTPIKYVISTHSADMLAQQIQPKTNIATIEFLSLLKQGAELEFTPVYPAQDALAALQYTGGTTGLSKGAMLTHGNMLANAYQVKSRIANTMTPGEDVFIAPLPIYHIYAFMVNLVLYFETGACSVLIPNPRDIPGLIKTMAKYPFTGFAGLNTLFVALCHQEAFKTLDFSHLKITISGGTALTSTAADAWQRTTGCMVCEGYGLSETSPVVCLNASGFQRLGTIGKAVIGTEVMILDADDNPVPMGTTGELAVRGPQVMAGYWQQASETAKVMTKTGYFKTGDIALVSEDGFYTIVDRKKDMVIVSGFNVYPNEVENILATHSSVLEAAVVGVSDEHSGEAVKAVIVLKDPSQDPQIAKADIEAHCRKQLTAYKVPKIFEFKTQLPKSTVGKILRRELRQSNS